The Agelaius phoeniceus isolate bAgePho1 chromosome 4, bAgePho1.hap1, whole genome shotgun sequence genome includes a region encoding these proteins:
- the NEUROG2 gene encoding neurogenin-2: MLVKAEVLAPPAEDELLLLGLGSPAPSPSLPSSAEEEEEEEEEEEELRAAPPARPVEAPGGRGLRRAEGKRRPGRSRGAPRAARTAETAQRIKRSRRLKANNRERNRMHNLNAALDALRDVLPTFPEDAKLTKIETLRFAHNYIWALTETLRLAGAARLGPDGAAAVPAEGSPSPASSWSGGAASPAPSASPYACTLSPASPAGSASDPEHWPGRFAPGPPPPLPRHCL, from the coding sequence ATGCTGGTGAAGGCGGAGGTCCTGGCGCCGCCCGCCGAGGacgagctgctgctgctggggctgggctcgcCCGCCCCCTCGCCCTCACTGCCGTCCAGcgccgaggaggaggaggaagaggaggaggaggaggaggagctgcgcGCCGCGCCGCCGGCTCGGCCCGTCGAGGCTCCGGGCGGCCGCGGGCTGCGGCGGGCGGAGGGGAAGAGGCGGCCGGGGCGGTCCCGCGGCGCCCCGCGGGCGGCGCGCACGGCGGAGACGGCGCAGCGCATCAAGCGGAGCCGGCGGCTCAAGGCCAACAACCGCGAGCGCAACCGGATGCACAACTTGAACGCGGCGCTGGACGCCCTCCGCGACGTGCTGCCCACCTTCCCCGAGGACGCCAAGCTCACCAAGATCGAGACGCTCCGCTTCGCCCACAACTACATCTGGGCGCTCACCGAGACCCTGCGGCTGGCCGGGGCGGCGCGGCTCGGCCCCGACGGGGCGGCGGCGGTGCCAGCCGAGGGCAGCCCCTCGCCCGCCTCCTCCTGGAGCGGCGGCGCCGCCAGCCCTGCGCCCTCCGCCTCCCCGTACGCCTGCACTTTATCGCCCGCCAGCCCCGCGGGCTCTGCCTCGGATCCCGAGCACTGGCCCGGCCGCTTcgccccggggccgccgccgccgctgccccgccACTGCCTCTAG